GGGGAAACATGGTTTTCAGGCTGCTTGAGCACGGCTGGAACATTGCCGCTTATGACTCCGTCACAGAAAATGTAAGGGAAGTGGAAAAAAAGGGCGCCAAAGGGGCAGGTTCCCTGGAGGATCTGGTTGAAAAAGCCGGGACTCCCCGTCTCCTGTGGCTCATGGTGCCCCATCAGAGGGTTGATAATGTGCTTACGGCACTGACTCCACTCCTGAATAAAGGCGATACGATAATTGACGGGGGAAATTCAAATTACAAGGAATCCATAAGGCGGAGCCGGGAACTCAATGAAAAAGGGATTAACTTCCTGGACGTTGGTGTGAGCGGCGGGCCCCGGGGCGCAAGGGAAGGAGCCTGCGTAATGGTTGGGGGAGAGAAAGGGCTTTTTGAAAAGCACGAAGTCCTGTTTAAAGATATCGCTGCCCAGGACGCATATGGATACATGGGAAAGTCCGGAGCAGGT
The Nitrospirota bacterium genome window above contains:
- the gnd gene encoding decarboxylating 6-phosphogluconate dehydrogenase — its product is MKTLGYIGLGKMGGNMVFRLLEHGWNIAAYDSVTENVREVEKKGAKGAGSLEDLVEKAGTPRLLWLMVPHQRVDNVLTALTPLLNKGDTIIDGGNSNYKESIRRSRELNEKGINFLDVGVSGGPRGAREGACVMVGGEKGLFEKHEVLFKDIAAQDAYGYMGKSGAGHFVKMVHNGIEYGMMQAIAEGFAVIKASDFDIDLREVCRVYNHRSVIESRLTGWLQKAFEEYGEDLDEISGSVSHSGEGLWTVETAKELGVSVPVIEESLKFREESQKTPSYTGQILSALRNQFGGHEVKKKQN